The genomic region CAGAGGTATGGAAAGGATTTGAACATAATTTCTCCTCTAGTCAAAGATGTGTGCTTTTGGGGTCAAActgtatgcatttaaaaaaaaactgtatgtatTGTGAGGAAGAAAAGTCTCAGAACTATGAAGGTGACACTCTAGGGAGCGTGAttgaaatgtactttaaaaatatttacaaccaGAGGTTTCCTTTTGTCAACTCAAAGCAGCTGGTCGGTAAGTGCTGggctcccacacccccacccctaccatgGCTAGTCATCTTGTTTGGACAGTTAAAAGAGGGGTTCCTTCGGAAGTTCCAGGGATTTTTAATGATGTGAGTATAGTAAATTTCCTGCAATAAAGTGATTTAAATGGGTTACAGTGAGGCAGTTAAATGTGATGCCAAGATTAAATCTTCTCAGAATTTATCTGGATAGagataagaaatagaaattcatGATTTAATAGAAGATCATATCAGTTTTGTATCAATATATCCACACAAAGGATTCTCAAAGAATGGGTCTGAGTGAGGACACAGCATGTAGATGGCATGTTTGTGGATCCCACAGGCTGCACCAAGTGCCTTTCTCTGTTTACCTTCATGGCACTCACGGCACTTatcacaatggaataaaattacaTTATCTTATTTGTCTCTTCTCTCAGGCTATAAACTCCCTGACAACTGAGGCTGGGAATATAAAtgataatgtaatataaatgataaataattatcATAACTGCCACTTTTCAATTACTTACCATGTCCAGGCATGTGCACTCTGCATGTATTACTGTATTTGAAGACTCACTACAACTCTGTGACATGCTATCTTATTTCACAGTTGGTAACTGAGGCTCACAAGCTATGGTCAGTAGCCTAGTGTCAAGCAGTTGTTATGGAGAAGAGCTCTAATGCTTTTGGTTCATCGTTGGGCTAAGCCATCATGGTGCCCATTGAAGTAATttatgagagaatgaatgaatgaatgaactaaattATAAAGGAATACCTAAacgttatttaaaaatttacttaagtaaaatataaattcatagggacaattaaaaaacaagtatttttgttgttgttcctagAGGTTATTTTAGCCTGTAAATCCCCAAAGAAGACCATTTCCTCCAGATTAGAGTGGAAGAAACTGGGCCGGAGTGTCTCCTTTGTCTACTACCAGCAGGCTCTTCAAGGTAAGAAGCTATAGACTTGATGAGGTGAGAACAGGAGAGCACCAAGTATAGCCTGAGTTGTttagtttacagatgagaacaggACAGGACTAATTATTGAGAATATTgggtttttaaatcattttattttgttttgttttgttttgttttgttttcatcatgataagtgtactcttaatccccatgcCCCTACCCATCATCCCTCTGGTAGcgatcagtttgttctctgtattaagAGTCTActtcctggtttctctctctctctctctctctctctcgtttcccctttgctcacttgttttgcttcttaaattccacatatgagtgagatcatatggtatttttctttctctgactgaattattttgcttagtgtaataccctccagctctatccatgttgttgcaaatggcaagatttcatactttttgtagctgagtaacattccattatatatagatctaccacatcttctttagccattcatctacCAATGGACACTGGGCTGCTcgcataatttagctattgtaaataattctgcaataaacataggggtgcatgtatctctttgaattagtgtttttatatcttttgggtaagtacccagttgTGCAATTCCTGGATTATagatagttctgttttttaattttttgaggaaattccatacagttttccatagtagctgcagcagtttgcattcccacagtgcacaagggttcttttttctcctcattctcactagtacctgttgtttcttgtgtttttgatgttagccattctgacaggtgtgagatgatatctcactgtaattttgatttgtatttccctgatgatgagtgacgttgagcatcttttcatgtgtctgttggatatctgtttgtcttctttggagaaatatctgttcatgtcttctgtccattttttaactggactacttgttttttgggtattgagttgattcagttctttatatattttgaatactaaccctttatcagatgtatcatttgcaaatatcttcttgcattccataggttgccttttagttttcattgtttccttcactgtgcagaaactttttattttggtatagtcccagtagtttatttttgcttttatttcccttgcctcagaagacctatctattcaagacatgtctccaaaggcaaaggaaacaaaagtgaaaatgaacctttgggacttcttcaagatcaaaagcttctgcacagcaaaggaaacagtcaacaaaacaaagaagcaaagcacagaatgggagaagatatttgcaaatgacactacagacaaagggttgatatccaagatctataaagaactcctcaaactcaatacccaaaaaacagataatcatgtcaaaagatggacagaagacattggagacacttctccaatgaagacatacatcatcattagccatcaaggaaactcaaatcaaagccacattgagataccaccttacaccagttataatggcaaagattaacaagacaggaaacaacaaatgttggagaggatgtggagaaagggaaaccctcatacaatgttggtgggaatgcaagttggtgcagccactttggaaaacagtgcggagattcctcaaaaaattaaaaatagagtttccctatggccctgaaattgcactactgggtatttaccccaaaaatacagatgtagtgaaaagaagggacatatgtacctcaatgttcatagcagcaatggccacaatcgcaagctgtgggaagagccaagatgcccttcagcagacgaatggataaagaagatgtggtccatatatactatggaatattatgcctccatcagaaagggtgaatacccaacttttatatcaacatgaatgggactggagaatattatgctgaatgaaataagagagagtcaattatcctatggtttcacttacttgtggagcataaggaataacatggaggacattatgggaaggaaaagaaaagtgaattgggggaaatcggagggggagatgaaccatgagagactgtggactttgagaaacaaacaaggttttagagggaagaggaacggggggatgggtgagcctggtggcggatattaaggaggacacatattgtatggagcactggatgtggtgcaaaaacaatgaatcttagaacactgggaaaaaaaaggctTATCTAGAAAACGTGTTACAACCAATGTCAGAGAGAACCtctgctctcttcaaggatttttatggtttcaggtctcattttgagtttatttttgtgtatggtgaaagagaaAGTGTTTTAAGTGTGAGATGAAACCAACAATGCCTAAAACTTCGAACACAATCACCGGGATAACCGAAGAAGGTGAACTTCATGGACACCCTGGACCCTTCATATCTCAGCTCAGCCCTGAAAGATGTGAAATGAACTGATGTTTGCTGGCCCAGTAGGTTAGACTTTTGAGAGTCTTGAGAGAAGAGCTGATGTGGAAGTGAGATGGAGGGTCACTGCTCGGTGGTAATAATTTTACCCTATCTCCACATCACCATCTAGAAAGCTAGGCCATCACTAAGAAGCCTATGGAGTTAAGACTTAGACTTATGGCGGGGAAGGTAAATAAAACTATTGTTAACAaggctttattttaattatttgtcataCATTTCTTTCCACTTGCTATTTTTCTTATTGGATATATAATGAGCTTTTGAAGTATTTATGATAATGGATAAAATGCtatgatgtctgggatttgccTCCAAATAATTCAGTGTTTAGAGGTGTAGACAGAATAGGAAGGCTGTGTAAGGATTGCTTTGTCACTGGGtgatgagatttattttaaaatactccgTAATTTTTTGTGCActtgaaattttccattataaacattttaaaagttgggAATATAATTTAACAAGTGTAAGAAGCATGTTATTATTTTAGATGCTATgcattactttaattttaaagagttAAACATGTGAACAAACGTTCAAAGtccataaagaatttaaaatacccCCCATGTTCTCATCTGTCAAGATAGAACTGCTGCAGTCCTCAGGGATATCTTTGCTTGAATTTTCTACCATTGCTAGTCTAGCACCTGAATGATATACAAAACGCTATCTTCATTCTGCACCGAAAACGTAatcaaaagagtatttttaagaCCCCGTCACCTTGTCTTTGTGGCAGTCTGATGTGGGCCACTGCACGTAATTTACTGTTCTAGGTAATTGAACTAGAGTCTGCAGTGTCTTCTGAAGGCGGGAATGGTCGTATAAGCATATTAGAAAGGGCCTGAGGCAGGAATGAGAATTGAATCCTCTAAAAGATGAGAATACTGAACTGCATATTCTTTTGTGAACTGTACGTCactctaaaaaaaaggaaatttgaaaatagtCACATTTGCATACAGTGTtttgagtctttatttttttaatttaaattcaattagccaacatatagcacattattagtttcagatgtagaggtcaataattcatcagtcttatagaacacccagtgctcatcacatcacgtgccctccttaatgctggTCACACAGTTTTCCCATCcccccactgacctcccctccagcaaccctctgtttgtttcctatacttaagagtcctttttgagtttttaaactgagtttactaataataggaaaataaatccTTTGGTCACTGAATGAAGTGACTCGAGGAAAGTAGTATGTAGAAAGCTATTTGCATTCTTATTAACatcattgtcttctttttctaaaaggtGATTTTAAAGATCGAGCCGAGATGATAGATTTCAGTATACGGATCAAAAATGTTACACGAACTGATGCTGGGAAATATCGCTGTGAAGTTAGCGCCCCATCTGAGCAAGGCCAGAACCTGGAAGAAGATACGGTCACTCTAGAAGTCCTAGGTGTGATGTGCTTGTATCTGTAGGATTACTGTTCCCCACCCTCTTTCCCATCCAGAAGGTTCTAGAAATCAGCAGCACCACCTTCCCTGTAAAATCTTGGCGATAGCCCCCTTTTCACCTCATTCGCTGCTGAAATTTTACTCTTATAAATTTGTTCTAACAAAATCTCTTTTCATTTCAGATTAAGGTAAATCTTAATGAGCCCATCTTGTACATAGGAGCATTTCCCTGAAGAACTTATTTTTCAATACCTTTCAGTATATGTGGACTATCTCTTACCATATAAAATCCTAACACATGAGATGACAGAagagcaataaaacaaaaaaagtagggCAGGTAAAGTATTAGAAGTTCtttgggagaagagaagagaagaggggagaggaagaagttaTTTAGTAAAGAAGGGAAATTAGCATTTATTGTGCAACTAGTGTATGTTAGGCTCTTTAACAtacataattttacttaatttttcactGACAActtcatttttatagatgagaaaatagaagctAAATGATTTTCCCAAGtttacacagctaataagtgtCTGGACCAGGATTTGGATCCTGGTGGGACTAACTCCAAGGTCAATATATTTAGCTACTACGAGAAACACTGATAGATATTAACAGCTCATGATGACAATTGGTGGAGGAACATCTTCTTGCCTTTCCAGAGATGTTAGTATAAACTGCTGATCATAGAGACTAAAAtggctcctcttcctttttctatatAACCCAGGGTCTTGCTAAAATACTAGTGATGCACTAGTAGAGAAGAAATTTAACTCAGAAAACCTTGCAGGAGATTCCACTGGTGTATTAGTCTTCTCTTGCTACATACAAGATGATCAAAACCTGGCAACTTAAAACACCACCCATGTATTGGCTCACAGTTGTGTAGATCAGAAGTCTAGCTCGGCAAGGCAGGGCTTGCTGCCCAGGGTATTTTAAGACAGAAATCAGGGAGTCAGTGGGCTGAGTTCTGGTCTGGAGGTTCTGGGGTAAAGTTGCTCTCATTGTTGGCAGATTCCAGATCCTTTGGCTATCTGTACAGCTGAAGATTCAGTTCCATGCTGGCTGTGAGCTGGGGGCCACACTCGGCTCCTGGGGGCACCATATTCCCCATCACATGGCCCTCTCCATCTACAGCCCAACAGAAGCATGTTGAGTCTTTCCTGGGCTCTGAATTTCTGACATTCCCATCTGTGACCACCCAGAGAAAACAAGTTTTCAAGAGGCCATGGGATTAGGTCAGACCCATCTATGTAATCTCCCTATCTTAAAAGACAATAGATTTGGGACCTTAGTTGCATCTCCAAAATCTCTTCAAAGTAGTACCTAGACTCGTGTTTATAGGTAAGGCCTTGGAAATGGCATATATGACGTTTCCCACATGCCACTGGCCAGAACTCATGCTGGCAAATGTGGTCTGGCTGTGTGCCcatgaagaaaggaaatggatCTGTTGAGCAAGTAGCCAGTCTCTCTCACAGGTGTCGAATAAGCCCATCTTGACCTGGCTATTAAAATCCTTGTTTAACTTATAAATAACCAGTGCCATTTGACTTCCCTCCTTTAGTGGCTCCAGCAGTTCCAACCTGTGATGTACCCAGTTCTGCTCTGAGTGGAACTGTGGTAGAGCTTCGATGTCAAGACAAAGAAGGGAATCCCGCCCCTGAGTACACATGGTTTAAAGATGGCATCCCTTTGTCAGAGAATTCAAAACTTGGCTCCCAAAGCACCAACAGCTCCTATACAGTGAATACAAAATCTGGAACTCTGGTAAGGTCATTTCAAGCACTGGCCTCATAGCTGTCTTGTATTTGGAGaggaaaaattattagaactaaaCCAATGGAGAAGAGAGGGCTGATACCATTGCTTAAGGGGCTGCGGGAAAGATGGCGGTACACACCCAGGGAAGTGATGGAAAAGGCACTACCAGAGATGGGCAGACTATATAgagaactaataataataattttaacaaattttgaaagtttcattctttcactctACTAGTACATAATAACTTTAAAAGAGTAGGTCCTCTGGTAAATAATAAAGCATATTTAATAACGTGGCTAAGTAATAAAGCATATCGATGGGCTTTGTTCCTTGAGGAAGACCGTGGTCCCGCTTTCCGCGGCTCCAGCAGGCTCAGTCAGCAGGTCCGACAGATTTTACACTGAGAACTTGGGCAGAAAAACTGCCGTCACACATTGctatatttacttttcaaatttattttttctcagagcAGGTGATAAAAGCCCCAAGGCAGGTTTGAGACAGGTTCACTTTCCCCGCTTAGCCTCAACCCTTGAAATATCTTATGATGTCAAAGGGATGCGCCAGGTCAGAACAAGGGTGGGTTCTTTGCTGAGAAATAGGCAACAAAAGACTCCAGCGTATGAATGGCAATGACCTTCTTTTCATTACCAGTTGTGTGCTAGTAGGTCATTTATGGTTTTAGTCTAACTTATCATTAATGACTTACCCTTGCCCatgcattgctggtgagaattTTTCGAGTCTGGCTTTTGGCACAACGAGAGAGGATTTCATAAGGTGAAACACACAAGGGGAAACTTTCTGTCCCATCACGTTGAagtatacaaaaagaaaaatgatgtaaGTAGTGGGGAATGACaagtaagagagaaaaagggattcATAGATCAAAAACCTGGCTGCTTTTcggagcatgtattgcatgaggATCCAAGCCAGTGAGGAGGTGCTCCTTAGAGACTCATGGCTGTCGTGGCTGTGGTGCACGGTGACCACGGCGGTATTGAGGGTGTGCGTGACAGGAGGACACCGAAAGCATGCTTCTGGGCGTCCTTCTCACCCTCTGTGCTGGTCCTGGAAGGATCCTTTAAGGTGTTCAGGACCTactgtgttccctccctccctgtctgtctcCTAACTTCCGTCCTCCTTTCGCTTCCTTgtcatccgtccgtccatccccttccttcctcttgcctCCCCTCCAGAAATCCACCAAGGGGATCAATCCACTCAGAGCAGTTATCAAACCTATTATACCAGAGTCTTACCTTTTGGTTGTTTTGGCAGAGAGTAGAAGGAGCAAAGGTTAGAGCATTATCCTTTCAGAATGTTCGAAGACACCGCAACTGCGAAGACGCCGCAACTGATAGAATTTGTAATCCCATAAACCACACTGATTAAGATCTTCCTAGACCCTCTGCTACTTCCTGGTAGCAGTTCTGGTTCTTTAGAGGAAGTGTTCATTACTTGCTGCTGTAGGGAACTCACTTGTGGCTGAGGAAACTGCCTTAGCCCTTTTAGGCCGAGGAGGCCTTTCGTTACAAATGGTGTTTCCTGGGAATTAGAAATACCACCAAACTTTAAACTAGCATGTgctataaactttaaaaaatgcccaTTGCCTTCCTAACCATACCCACTTCCACAGTATCACGAAACAAAGACACTTCCCCATATATATTTAAGACTTTCTCTGTCAGAATAAACAGGAAGCCCAGCTCCTTACCCCTTGAAGGCATGGCCGAGTTTTGAATTCACAGTCAAGACATCAAGTCCTAACTCATGACAAAGGAAAGACTAACTTCATGCTAAAATTCAAGAGACATGGTTAGTTGAGGAATCTTCTTGCAGATTCATggcttaaaatatgtatttattttccttccacaAATAGCAATTTAACACTGTTTCGAAACTAGACAGTGGAGAGTATTCCTGTGAAGCCCGTAATTCTGTTGGACATCGCAGGTGTCCGGGGAAACGAATGCAAGTAGGTAAGCCTGCGGTGCTGGGAGGAACGATGGGCTGCAGTCAGAGCACACGTGAACTTGGGGATGGGAAGGAGCCAGCGGTGGGACCGTGCCTGACTGGCTAGAAGAATAACCAGAGGGAGTGTTTAAAATTAGCTTGACATAATGTGTTGCAGAAAGCAAACATGCTGTTCTTAGTCCATCTCCCAAACAAGCCAAGAATATTTAGCACTCTACTCTTCAAGTGTTTGGATTtttcaaaccattttttaaaaaaatattcttgtcCTGGTGTTCTTTCAAACAAAAGCAGAGAGTCTTGTAAGTTGCTCAGGGTCAAGGATTGGGGAGTTCAGtttccagctctgtcacttactagctacGTATTCTTGGGTGAATTATTTAACCACAGTCTCCCCATAGTAGAGGTAATAATACGCTGTCTCCGTTGTGTTACCGTTCcatcggtagagcatgtgactgttgatctcagagtcatgagttcaattTCCACATTGAGAGTACATCttacttaacaaaaagaaaaaaataatcgaTATTTGAAAGGGTTAGAATAGCACTGGCATATTGCGAGCACTGCCAGGAGTTGGCCATCTTAGTGGTGGATAATTTTTTCAGTCCCCTAAAATACAGTGCTTTACTTATCCCAGAACGGGCTCTCAAGAAAGACATGTCAAATGTAGTTATGGATCTTTATTTGCTATAAAACATATCTGCcatatatttcacaaaataagCTTCTTAGAAGTCAATAAAATTAGTACTCAGGAATCTTTTCAGATTATATGAGTTTCagggcaaactttttttttccttttatttctaataatttggTTCCATTCTCCCTTGGTGAAAGTCCTGTGTTTTGAAAAAGATATGTCATAGGGCAGCTGGAGATTGCTCTTGTGGGGTTAAAGGTCATTCCGGAGGGCTGCACCCCGAAACAGAATACGCACGGGTCCCCTTCGTTCAGGAGTTTGTCCTCATCTCTGTGAGGTCAGAAATTCATGTCCTCAATGTGCTCAGAGATATACAGATCTATGCACCCTAATTTGTGGTGTTTATGTATGATTAAACTCTtgggattgttttttaaagaaaatataatcttatTAGACCTTAGAATGCCATAAAGGATAAAGATACTCAGGAGTAATTCTAGTTTCCacaagtgtctttttaaaattcagggttACATATTATCCATCCAGTTCACTCAAGGGTTGACAGTTATAGTCAAACATAAGCATTTGCTTAAAATATCAGAAGTATCCGTCATAGTGCTGGAGTTACCATTGGAAAAATCATCAGAACATATATAAAGCTAATGCATGAATACAGTGTTTTCCTAACTGCATTTATTCACATATTACCctcatgtgttttttttattttttttacttatgccACCTGcactatttattctttctttaaatggtCCTGTTTAATTTCTATGCCTAATTTAGCCTCATCTCAAGAAATAATACCTTTGATGTCATGGCCTTAACATACGAATTACATTTTCCAATCATGCAGTTTTATTTGGAATACGTTATTCCAAGcatgaatgtttatttaaaatgtgaaacagcTGAAATTTAATAGTTTGCATtgcactagttttttttttttttaaagattttatttatttgacagagatcacaagtaggcagagaggcaggcagagagagaaaggaagggaagcaggcttcctgctgagcagagagcccattgcggggctcaatccaaggaccctgagattatgacctgagccaaaggcagaggctttaacccactgagccacccaggtgccccacattgcACTAGTCTTACCAGTTTAATTTGACCATGATTTTCACATATCTACTCTTTTTTGGTATAAATCAGCTTAGAAgttaaaatttgttcatttaatgCTCATCCATTGATTCTAGATGTTTCATGACCTTGGGTTGAAATTGAATATCTTTTGATACATAAAAATTTGTGAAATCGTATGTCAAGTTTCCTTCATGAGTTATCACTAATAACTTACGACCAAACCAGAATCTATTCTAAGGAAGCTCTTTTTGaagtataaaaagaaagtaaatcatGGATCTGATGATTATGTCCAAGCTGCCCCCTGTAGAACTCCCAGGAGACTCTGCTCACACTTAGCATCTTAACAGTTTGGTTCCTTTTGTTTTGGTTAGAATGATGATGCCTTCCTTttatagtgacttttttttttttcaaagaaaaaacaaaatatttttgtacatgttgTTACTAACTCATCTCTAACTTACAAGTCTTCTTCCATTTCACTGAGAGaagtaaagtaaaatttataCCATAACTTACAGGATAagacaggtttttgttgttgttgttgttagaatcTGCCTTTAGGTTGAATCCTTCATAGATGTCAAGTTCATTGACAAACTATAGAACGGATATATGTCTGATAATAGCCCTGAGATTAAAACCTTTGCAGACGTCACATTCGTTGACAGCTACAAAGAAAATAGTAGGTACAGTTTGGTTCTGTAGTTATTAACTTAATTTTGCcttattataattattgtatattttttccttattgatttcatttttccttaaattattaatattgtggaatgtttttctctgtctgctacttttttagtaaataaatagcTGGGTCTTACTGACCTCTCAATGCTCAAGCAAAATgaactgagttttttgtttgtttgtttgtttgctttttaagattttattttatagtaaaatctgtacccaatgtggggcctgaacttctaaccttgagatcaagtgtcacatgctctactgattgagccaggcaggtgcccctaaaaatgaaCTGACTTTACACCAAGCAATAATTAATGTTTTGTACTCCAGTCAAATTGCTCAGCCTTCCAAAAAAtgtattcagttttttttcttaaaaaatcagttaataatTCAGAtatatgagaaaattaataacccttgacattagaaaaaaattttgagaccAAAAAGTTTTATGATAAGGATACTcacttaaataatatttcttaaaaaaatctttcccaaaaTGTGCAGTGCTTTTAAATATCTACAATTACTGTTGAGAAAATGCTACctatattttctccaaattatttAATCACATATTAATTAatacttgcttttaaaaacaagaaccCTTTGAGGAATTGTTCCTTTAACAAGTGTaggtaatttatatattaatcaaTATATAGGAAGTATCCAAATGATGGGAAGGTGTGGCTCATGAAATCCTGATGGACAAGCTGGAGAAATGTGACCCAGGTTAAATATTTAGATGTATTCACACAGTTGGAGCCCATACCCAGAGGGTATAATAAATTCCATTATATGAAGGGAGGTGTGTAATAGCCTTTCCATAGTTCTTTGCCTAACAAAGTCATAGTCATCATTTTATTAGCGATCTGAATGGGGGTGT from Mustela erminea isolate mMusErm1 chromosome 1, mMusErm1.Pri, whole genome shotgun sequence harbors:
- the JAM2 gene encoding junctional adhesion molecule B, which produces MARRSRHRLLLLLLRYLVVALGYHKAYGFSAPKDHQVVTAIEYQEVILACKSPKKTISSRLEWKKLGRSVSFVYYQQALQGDFKDRAEMIDFSIRIKNVTRTDAGKYRCEVSAPSEQGQNLEEDTVTLEVLVAPAVPTCDVPSSALSGTVVELRCQDKEGNPAPEYTWFKDGIPLSENSKLGSQSTNSSYTVNTKSGTLQFNTVSKLDSGEYSCEARNSVGHRRCPGKRMQVDDLNVSGIIAAVVVVALVISVCGLGVCYAQRKGYFSKETSFQKSSSASKATTMSENDFKHTKSFII